A genomic stretch from Lathyrus oleraceus cultivar Zhongwan6 chromosome 2, CAAS_Psat_ZW6_1.0, whole genome shotgun sequence includes:
- the LOC127117993 gene encoding protein LYK5, translating to MTWPTLITLTIFSLISNTISQQEYVNNKQLDCDNTYNSTSGNICNSVNSCQSYLTFISNPPYNTLSSISNLLNASPSLISQSNNISTLQTIPTGTILTVPVNCSCSGNNKYYQHNSTYTMKTVGESYFAVANLTYQALTTCQALIAQNPYGIKNLVVGLNITVPLRCACPTKKQRDQGIKYLLTYLVSKDESVSSIADIFGADPQTVIEANKLSPTAFIFYFTPLLVPLKNEPPRNIVKQASPPESPPPPPANPGDSGSSSSKKWVIVGVAVGVVVLLLVVLALFSHCFYKRQRRQPELPPPVGKPFSDSDNKKISDTTSTTQSWSLSSEGIRYAVDSLTQYKFQDLQNATMFFSEENKIKGSVYRASFKGDAAAVKILKGDVSSEINILKRINHANIIRLSGFCVYKGNTYLVYEFAQNNSLDDWLHSENKNKSKSHENLNSTCLSWFQRVQIAHDVADALNYLHNYANPPHVHKNLQSGNILLDGKFRGKVSNFGLARVMENEDNEGFQLTRHVIGTQGYMAPEYIENGLITPKMDVFAFGVVILELLTGREVVGGDKNNGLLRDQLLSSTVNEVLEGENDREKLRGFMDPNLRDEYPLDLAYSMAEIAKRCVARDLNSRPNVSEVFMVLSKIQSSTLDWDPSSRSVSQVSDSR from the coding sequence ATGACATGGCCAACGTTAATAACACTAACCATCTTTTCCCTCATCTCAAACACAATCTCCCAACAAGAATACGTTAACAACAAACAACTAGATTGTGATAACACATACAACTCAACATCAGGCAACATTTGCAACAGCGTCAATTCATGTCAATCTTACCTCACCTTCATATCAAACCCCCCATACAACACTCTCTCTTCCATTTCCAATCTCCTCAACGCTTCACCTTCCCTCATCTCCCAATCCAACAACATCTCCACCCTCCAAACCATCCCCACCGGCACAATCCTAACCGTCCCCGTTAACTGTTCCTGTTCCGGCAACAACAAATACTACCAACATAACTCTACCTACACTATGAAAACCGTCGGTGAATCCTACTTCGCCGTCGCAAATCTCACCTACCAAGCTCTCACCACGTGTCAAGCTCTTATCGCTCAGAATCCTTACGGTATTAAAAACCTCGTTGTTGGTCTCAACATAACCGTTCCTCTCAGATGTGCTTGTCCCACCAAAAAACAGAGAGATCAAGGAATCAAGTATCTTCTCACCTACTTGGTCTCTAAAGATGAATCAGTTTCTTCAATCGCTGATATTTTCGGTGCCGATCCACAAACCGTTATTGAAGCTAACAAGCTTTCTCCTACTGCTTTTATTTTCTACTTCACACCTCTTTTAGTCCCTCTCAAAAACGAACCACCGAGAAATATTGTCAAACAAGCTTCACCGCCGGAGTCTCCGCCGCCGCCGCCGGCGAATCCGGGGGACAGTGGTTCTTCTTCTTCTAAGAAATGGGTCATCGTTGGTGTTGCGGTTGGGGTTGTTGTTTTGCTTTTAGTGGTTCTTGCTCTGTTTTCCCACTGTTTCTATAAGCGGCAGCGGCGGCAACCGGAACTACCACCACCCGTGGGTAAACCTTTCTCAGATTCCGACAACAAGAAGATTTCAGATACAACCTCCACAACTCAATCTTGGTCTCTTTCTTCGGAGGGGATTCGTTATGCCGTTGACTCGTTGACTCAGTACAAGTTTCAAGATTTACAAAATGCAACCATGTTTTTCAGTGAAGAGAATAAGATTAAAGGTTCTGTTTATAGAGCTTCGTTTAAAGGTGATGCTGCTGCTGTTAAGATTCTGAAAGGTGATGTTTCTTCTGAGATAAACATTTTGAAGAGGATTAACCATGCCAATATTATAAGGTTGTCTGGCTTTTGTGTCTACAAAGGTAACACTTATCTTGTTTATGAGTTTGCTCAGAATAACTCTCTCGATGATTGGCTTCACTCTGAGAACAAGAACAAGAGTAAGAGTCATGAGAATTTGAATTCTACGTGTTTGAGTTGGTTTCAGAGAGTTCAGATTGCTCATGATGTTGCTGATGCACTTAATTACCTTCATAATTATGCTAATCCACCTCATGTTCATAAGAATTTGCAAAGTGGTAATATTCTTTTGGACGGGAAATTTAGAGGTAAAGTTTCAAATTTTGGGTTGGCTAGAGTTATGGAGAATGAAGATAATGAAGGGTTTCAATTAACTAGACATGTAATAGGAACTCAAGGTTACATGGCTCCTGAATATATTGAGAATGGTTTGATTACACCAAAGATGGATGTTTTTGCATTTGGTGTTGTGATTTTGGAGCTTCTTACTGGAAGAGAAGTTGTTGGTGGTGACAAGAATAATGGTTTGTTGAGAGATCAGCTTTTATCTTCAACTGTGAATGAGGTTCTTGAAGGGGAAAATGATAGGGAGAAGCTTAGAGGTTTCATGGATCCAAATTTGAGAGATGAATACCCTTTGGATCTTGCATATTCAATGGCTGAGATTGCCAAAAGATGTGTTGCTCGTGATCTAAACTCAAGACCAAATGTTTCAGAGGTTTTCATGGTTCTGTCTAAGATTCAATCCTCTACATTAGACTGGGATCCATCGTCTAGATCTGTTAGCCAAGTTTCTGATAGCAGATAG